The stretch of DNA GGAACCGCCAGGAGCGCATGGTGGCGGTGCGTGCCAGCGAGGCCAGGCTGAAAGACGTGCCGGAGCCCACCGACCCCTCGCGCCACTCGAGCGTGAAGGACCCGACCGAGCCGTTCAAGTTCAGCTTCCCCGACGTGACCGGGAAGATGGTGTCGAGCACCGATGAGCGCTTCCGCGGCAAGGTCGTGATTGTGAGCATCAGCGGCAGCTGGTGCCCGAACTGCCATGACGAGGCGCCGTTCCTGGCGGCGCTCTATCGCAAGTACCAGTCGAAGGGACTGGAGATCGTGTCGCTGTCGTTTGAAGAGGACGCCCAGCGCGACAAGGGCTATCCGCGGCTGCTGGCGTTCAACAAGCGCTACGGCGTCGAGTACACGGTTGCGCTGGCAGGCGAGCAGGCGGACGTGGCGGAGAAGGTGCCGCAGATCCACAACCTCAACTCGTTCCCGACCACGATCTTCCTGGGCCGTGATGGCCTGGTCCGCGGCGTCCACGCCGGCTTTGCCGGCGCGGCCAGCGGGGCTTTCCACGAGAGTGCGAAGGAAGAGATCACCGCCACGGTGGAGCGGCTGCTCGCGGAAACCACCTCATCGCGCGCGAAATAACGTGGACGAGGTTTGGCGGATGAGGATTGGTGTGTTAGTATCAGTCTCTTCCGTGTCGCGGGGTGGAGCAGTCCGGTAGCTCGTTGGGCTCATAACCCAAAGGTCGGGGGTTCAAATCCCCCCCCCGCAACCAAACATTTCGAAGGGCTTACAGCAGGTCGCTGTAAGCCCTTTTTCGTTGCACCGGCAGTCATCCAACATCGCGCCCCTGCCCCGCGGGGGGCACTAACGGTAGCCGAACACGGGCGGGAACACGACCACCACCAGTGCCGCCCATACGGAGTACACGGGCAGATAGGCGATTTGCCATCGCTCCAGGGCGGCAAACGAGCCCCGGTGACGCAGAAAGCCCGCATAGAGCCACGCCGACCACGCCAGGTTGACGAGCAGAATGAGATTCTCGCCAAGTGCCGCGACCCGGTTGGGAGTGAAGCCAAACTCGGAGATACGGGCTGCAATCGCCCACAGCGCCACCCCATCGACCACGAGCGCGCTGACCACGAGCAGCAGTTGCAGGCCGTCGAAGAAGCCGGGCGGTGCCTCCGGGTCGCGCGCGGAGGCGGCGTAGAGCACCAGCCCAACGACCAGCGCCAGCAGCAGGTCGAAGCCGATCAGTACCTCCCGCTCCACGTTGATGGGGTTGCCGGTCCACGCCATCGTCGCCAGGAACATCAGCAACAGCACGGTGAACAGCGGCGTGAACAGCCTGGTCAGCACCGGTGCCATGTTCTCGATGACACTTTGCTTCGCCTCCACCAACCAGGATCCGATGATGACGGCCCCCGCCGCCCCGCACGGGATGAGCCAGCCGCCGACGAACCAGTCAGCCTTCATGTCGATGGCGGAGAACATCATGAAGGTAAAGCCGGTGAGGACGCCCCCACCGAGCGCGATCAGCACGTAGTAAATGGCCAGCTCGCCCGAGAACCGGACGAAGTTCATGCGCTCACCGCCGGCGAACCAGCGGCCTCGGACATAGGCGAAGCCGACGGCCAACCATAGGGCGATTGGCAGGTGCAGAATGGTCAGCACCTGGGTGTCGCTGCCCTTGGGTGCGTTGTCGACGACAACAGTCTCCCATGGGAAGGCGTTGGCGAAGACGGCCGCGGCCGCGAAGGGCAGCACGAGCCAGAGCCCGCTGAGCGCATTCCACCCACGTTTCCACATGAAGTAGACGGCAAGCAGAGGGAAGACGAACAGGCTGGCGTTGCGGAAGTAGAAAGGTGGCACTTCTTCGTCAGGGCTGAGCTGAAGCCCGAACAGCGCCGGCACCTTGACGGCCACCCCCGCAGCGACGGCAAGGCCCAGGGCGACGATCGTCTCGGTGTACGCGGCGTTCGCCGGCCGATCAGCGTCGGGGGCGATAACCAGCTGCTGCCACAGC from Vicinamibacterales bacterium encodes:
- a CDS encoding permease prefix domain 1-containing protein, producing MTNFADRSLEKHIAQWRAHLRRRQALHGPDVEELEGHLRDQLVALTGAGLSEDEAFLVAVTRMGSRDAPSREFARAHSERLWQQLVIAPDADRPANAAYTETIVALGLAVAAGVAVKVPALFGLQLSPDEEVPPFYFRNASLFVFPLLAVYFMWKRGWNALSGLWLVLPFAAAAVFANAFPWETVVVDNAPKGSDTQVLTILHLPIALWLAVGFAYVRGRWFAGGERMNFVRFSGELAIYYVLIALGGGVLTGFTFMMFSAIDMKADWFVGGWLIPCGAAGAVIIGSWLVEAKQSVIENMAPVLTRLFTPLFTVLLLMFLATMAWTGNPINVEREVLIGFDLLLALVVGLVLYAASARDPEAPPGFFDGLQLLLVVSALVVDGVALWAIAARISEFGFTPNRVAALGENLILLVNLAWSAWLYAGFLRHRGSFAALERWQIAYLPVYSVWAALVVVVFPPVFGYR